The DNA segment TACCATCATCAACAAATATTATATCCATATTAGGATAATCTTGTTCAAGCAAGTTTGTGAGAGACGACACTGCATTGACTTCTTCATTATATGCAGGTACTATTATAGACACCTTAGGCAGTTCAGCTTTATCCATGTCAACTATATCTATATTCAATTCTGCCTTTTCACGTTTTTCTTTTCTCTTTTCCTTTATGGTAAGAGTAAACATGAAAATCAGACGGCACATTCCCAATATTAGGAATATTATGAAGAGAGCTGTAATGAAATCGCTTGCCTCATAAATAATAGTTGCGAGTGTAAGATTTGCCTGCATTGCATAGTAGGCTCTACCTTTGTCTACCGGCGGCATCAACTGTGCCTTCGTCTTGCCTAAATACTTGTCAAGTGTAATAAATTTATATCCGTGTTTCTGCAGATATTCTATTATACGTGGCAGAGCTTTTACTGTCTCCTCACGAGTTTCTCCACCGGCATCATGCAACAGTATTATATGACCATTACCTTGTTTTACTTCACTTATTACCCTATCAAATATCTGGTCTGCTGTAACACCTGGTTCCCAGTCGTTTGGGTCGATAGATTCACCAATATCTACATAGTGCCTCTGACTTGCCAGCACAATAGGAAGTATTTCATCATTACCAGCCGGATCACTATCTGCATTATATGGAGCTCTGAACAAGATAGTGCTGTTGCCTGTTATACTCTCTAGCAGCAAACGTGTCAGTTTAAGTTCCATAAATGTTCTCTCAGGCGAATTTTCAGCAACATTATGATGCGTAAAAGTATGATTACCTATAAGATTACCGGCATCGAGTACTTTCTTTACCATAGGCAGATTCTTCTCCATCTGGAGTCCCACCATAAAGAATGCAGCATGCAACTTATAATGTTTCAGTATTTTAAGTACTTGTGGCGTCCATCTACTGTCTGGTCCATCATCAAAAGTAAGTAGCAATTCTTTTGGTCCTGCCTTACCGTATTTTCTCAACTGATAAGAGGTAGGTATGGCCTTGTAATATTCGTCAGCTACCAGAATATTATCATTGTCCATTTCTATCTTCACACTTCCCGGATGCGGGGTAGAAAGTACATCAAGTACTTCACCTGTTCCAAGATAGTTTACATCATGAATACCGGGAAGGTCTTCAAGTCCTCCAATGCGGAAGATCGCAGCCTTACTACGAATCATATCCTTATTATAGAACTGCCATATACGATCGTCTTCACTTCCAAGACGCCACAAGCCATAACCAGCCATACCATATTCTGCACCAAATCTCATGACATTAAAAGTCGTAGCAGCATCTGTAAAGTATACTTGATGAACAGTCTGGTCATCATCCGCATATGCAAAATTAAGGTTATAAGTATCCTCGTCAAACGAAATATCTGCTTCAGTATCAGATGCTATCGATAAAGCTTCATTATAAGAAACGTTCTGATTATTATCCCCCTTGGCGGTCCAGTCATAGCCATAAGCAGCCAGACCAAGCACAATTTTTTCACTTGGGACATCCTTTGCAAGATCGTCAACTACAGCCTCTATCCACTTCTGCGAACTGATTGGGCCGGCTGTACCGTCGGATGCATGTTCATCATAAGCCATAACGAAGAGGTAATCATCGTATTTTGCCAGATCTTTTACATTATAGTCAGTATTAAATGGCATAATGTCTTGTGTTACATACAGACCATGTGCATGAAAAACGTCAGACATCTCCTTGACG comes from the Xylanibacter oryzae DSM 17970 genome and includes:
- a CDS encoding glycosyltransferase, which gives rise to MGKQIFQTDSTSRWNKFKWSIRLISFLAILLISVFIVMFIIDGIPNMPFKQDYRSVVSAQKPYLKDNKIAREYKGFRSFFLEKKAHSNYAKEAEKQSRFIGNGDSVTMKYIADWSSKTAGIRSAYYVSWDPQSFLSLKRNIKKLNLVIPEWFFINPKTDKLEVKIDHKGYDLMKKNSIPVMPMLTNNYKEKFHGESIGRIMHNPAKQKAFINDALKQCIKYKFAGINLDLEELQENTDEYVTEFVKEMSDVFHAHGLYVTQDIMPFNTDYNVKDLAKYDDYLFVMAYDEHASDGTAGPISSQKWIEAVVDDLAKDVPSEKIVLGLAAYGYDWTAKGDNNQNVSYNEALSIASDTEADISFDEDTYNLNFAYADDDQTVHQVYFTDAATTFNVMRFGAEYGMAGYGLWRLGSEDDRIWQFYNKDMIRSKAAIFRIGGLEDLPGIHDVNYLGTGEVLDVLSTPHPGSVKIEMDNDNILVADEYYKAIPTSYQLRKYGKAGPKELLLTFDDGPDSRWTPQVLKILKHYKLHAAFFMVGLQMEKNLPMVKKVLDAGNLIGNHTFTHHNVAENSPERTFMELKLTRLLLESITGNSTILFRAPYNADSDPAGNDEILPIVLASQRHYVDIGESIDPNDWEPGVTADQIFDRVISEVKQGNGHIILLHDAGGETREETVKALPRIIEYLQKHGYKFITLDKYLGKTKAQLMPPVDKGRAYYAMQANLTLATIIYEASDFITALFIIFLILGMCRLIFMFTLTIKEKRKEKREKAELNIDIVDMDKAELPKVSIIVPAYNEEVNAVSSLTNLLEQDYPNMDIIFVDDGSTDGTYKCVKDALEGNDKVKILTKVNGGKASALNYGIEHTDAEYVVCIDADTKLYHDAVSILMRHFFSDKECKVGAVAGNVKVGNKRNILTLWQSIEYTTSQNFDRMAYSSINAITVVPGAIGAFRKQAIKDAGGLSIDTLAEDCDLTIRVLKAGYLVENENRAVALTEAPEKLKQFVKQRTRWSFGVMQTFWKHRGAIFDKKYKGLGLWALPNMLVFQFIIPTFSPIADLLMILGLFSGNASKILSYYLVFLIVDASVSIMAYLFEKERFWVLLWIIPQRFFYRWIMYFVLFESYIKAIKGELQTWGVLKRTGNVGDVK